In Actinomadura citrea, a single window of DNA contains:
- the ndk gene encoding nucleoside-diphosphate kinase → MSERTLVLVKPDGVRRGVVGEVISRIERKGLKLVALELRTLARETAEAHYEEHASKPFFGELVDFITGGPLVAMVVEGPRAIEAFRSLAGATDPVSATPGTIRGDFALEIGENIVHGSDSTYSAEREIKLFFPEV, encoded by the coding sequence GTGTCCGAGCGCACTCTTGTCCTGGTCAAGCCCGACGGCGTTCGCCGCGGCGTCGTCGGCGAGGTCATCTCCCGGATCGAGCGCAAGGGCCTGAAGCTCGTCGCGCTGGAACTGCGCACCCTCGCCCGCGAGACCGCCGAGGCGCACTACGAGGAGCACGCCAGCAAGCCGTTCTTCGGCGAACTGGTCGACTTCATCACCGGCGGCCCCCTCGTCGCCATGGTCGTGGAGGGTCCGCGCGCCATCGAGGCGTTCCGCTCCCTCGCCGGCGCCACCGACCCGGTCAGCGCCACCCCCGGCACCATCCGCGGCGACTTCGCCCTGGAAATCGGGGAGAACATCGTCCACGGCTCCGACTCCACCTACTCCGCCGAGCGCGAGATCAAGCTCTTCTTCCCCGAGGTGTGA